One window from the genome of Eucalyptus grandis isolate ANBG69807.140 chromosome 7, ASM1654582v1, whole genome shotgun sequence encodes:
- the LOC104452685 gene encoding serine/threonine-protein kinase SAPK7, whose protein sequence is MEKYELVKDIGSGNFGVARLMRNKETKELVAMKYIERGHKIDENVAREIMNHKSLIHPNIIRFKEVVLTPTHLAIVMEYAAGGELFERICNAGRFSEDEARYFFQQLISGVSYCHAMQICHRDLKLENTLLDGSPAPRLKICDFGYSKSSILHSRPKSTVGTPAYIAPEVLSRREYDGKMADVWSCGVTLYVMLVGAYPFEDPQDPKNFRKTMNRIMAVQYNIPDYVHISQDCKHLLSRIFVASPSRRTTIKEIKSHPWFLKNLPRELTEAAQAIEYRKGNPGVCLQSDEEIMKIVEEARVPPPASRTVSGFGWAGEDDDDDDDGELKEGDLKEEDVEEDDEDEYEKRVKEAQASGEFQVT, encoded by the exons ATGGAGAAGTACGAGCTGGTGAAGGACATAGGATCTGGCAACTTCGGGGTGGCCAGGCTCATGAGGAACAAGGAGACGAAGGAGCTCGTCGCCATGAAGTACATCGAGCGTGGTCACAAG ATTGATGAGAATGTGGCTAGAGAGATTATGAATCACAAGTCGCTTATCCACCCGAACATCATCCGCTTCAAGGAG GTTGTTCTGACTCCTACTCATCTCGCCATCGTGATGGAATATGCAGCTGGTGGGGAGTTGTTTGAGAGGATCTGCAATGCTGGGAGATTTAGTGAGGATGAG GCTAGGTATTTCTTCCAGCAACTCATCTCAGGAGTCAGCTATTGCCATGCCATG CAAATATGTCATAGAGATTTGAAGCTGGAAAATACTCTACTGGATGGTAGCCCTGCACCTCGTCTGaagatatgtgattttggttaTTCAAAG TCATCCATTCTGCATTCAAGACCCAAATCGACAGTTGGAACTCCAGCATACATTGCACCAGAGGTTCTCTCTAGAAGGGAATATGATGGCAAG ATGGCAGATGTGTGGTCTTGTGGAGTAACTCTTTATGTGATGTTGGTTGGAGCGTATCCATTCGAAGACCCTCAAGACCCAAAGAATTTTAGGAAAACTATGAAT cGTATAATGGCTGTACAGTATAATATCCCCGACTATGTTCATATATCTCAAGACTGTAAACACCTCCTTTCTCGCATTTTTGTCGCAAGTCCATCCAGG AGAACCACCATCAAAGAAATCAAGAGTCACCCATGGTTCCTCAAGAATTTACCAAGGGAATTAACAGAAGCAGCTCAAGCCATAGAATACAGAAAAGGAAACCCGGGTGTCTGCCTTCAAAGTGATGaagaaatcatgaaaattgTGGAAGAGGCTAGAGTTCCCCCTCCTGCTTCCAGAACAGTTTCAGGCTTTGGTTGGGCAGGagaagacgacgacgatgacgacgatgGAGAGTTGAAGGAAGGAGACTTGAAAGAAGAAGACGTGGAGGAAGATGACGAAGACGAGTATGAGAAGAGAGTGAAGGAGGCACAAGCAAGTGGAGAATTTCAGGTTACCTAG
- the LOC104452688 gene encoding thiamine biosynthetic bifunctional enzyme TH1, chloroplastic, with the protein MAFSATLSGTVFFNLHKNRLRSSPPPPHPSPISPEKLRRPRGGSASSRPRSGRIRSLGAMEAATAEVAASGRKRRRMAKVPHVLTVAGSDSGAGAGIQADLKACAARGVYCSTVITAVTAQNTVGVQGVDNVREEFVAEQLESVLSDMQVDVVKTGMLPSPGIVRILRNSLNKFPVKALVVDPVMVSTSGDVLAGPSVLAVFREELLPIADIVTPNLKEASALLGGRQLETIADMHSAVKLLHQMGPRHVLVKGGDLPGSSDAVDVFFDGERIHELRAPRVKTRNTHGTGCTLASCIAAELAKGSSMLPAVQVAKRFVENSLDYSKEISIGKGPQGPFDHFLMLNRKVHNFRKKMVLDPSDLFLYAVTDSGMNRKWGRSIEDAVKAAIEGGATIIQLREKDAETRNFLEAAKSCMEVCRSRGVPLLINDRTDIALACDADGVHVGQSDMPVRTARTLLGPEKIIGVSCKTPEQAQQAYMDGANYIGSGGVYPTNTKDNNLTIGLEGLKAVCLSSKLPVVAIGGIGISNAHAVMELGLPNLKGVAVVAALFDRECISTEARKLHEVLSRAAPEVK; encoded by the exons atgGCTTTCTCTGCAACTCTCTCCGGCAccgtcttcttcaacctccacaag AACCGCTTGCGCTCgagtcctcctcctcctcatccgtCGCCGATCTCGCCGGAGAAGCTCCGGCGGCCGCGCGGCGGTTCGGCTTCGTCGCGCCCGAGGAGCGGCCGGATTCGGAGCCTCGGGGCAATGGAGGCGGCGACCGCGGAGGTGGCGGCAAGCGGGCGAAAGCGGCGCCGGATGGCGAAGGTGCCTCACGTCCTGACGGTGGCCGGCTCCGATTCCGGGGCTGGCGCGGGGATCCAGGCCGATCTCAAGGCCTGCGCGGCGCGCGGGGTGTATTGCTCCACCGTGATCACTGCGGTCACCGCGCAGAATACCGTCGGAGTTCAG GGCGTCGACAATGTGCGGGAAGAATTCGTGGCGGAGCAGCTGGAGTCCGTGCTTTCCGACATGCAAGTTGACGTG GTCAAAACTGGAATGCTTCCTTCACCAGGCATAGTTAGGATCCTTAGAAACAGTCTCAACAAGTTTCCAGTTAAAG CTTTAGTAGTTGATCCCGTAATGGTGTCCACCAGTGGAGATGTTCTTGCCGGTCCTTCTGTTCTTGCCGTGTTTCG AGAAGAGCTTCTTCCTATTGCCGATATAGTTACCCCAAATTTGAAGGAGGCATCTGCTTTACTTGGGGGTAGGCAACTGGAGACAATTGCTGACATGCATTCTGCTGTGAAGTTATTGCATCAAATGGGGCCAAG ACACGTGCTTGTCAAAGGTGGCGACCTTCCTGGATCTTCTGATGCTGTTGATGTTTTCTTTGATG GTGAAAGAATACATGAGCTGCGTGCACCCCGTGTTAAAACTCGTAATACTCATGGTACAGGATGTACTTTGGCATCATGCATAGCAGCTGAGCTGGCAAAAGGTTCTTCTATGCTTCCTGCTGTTCAG GTTGCCAAACGCTTTGTTGAGAACTCCTTGGACTACAGCAAAGAAATAAGCATTGGAAAAGGACCTCAAGGGCCTTTCGATCATTTTCTGATGTTGAACCGAAAGGTTCATAATTTCAGGAAGAAGATGGTCCTAGATCCAAGTGATCTGTTCTTATATGCTGTTACAGATTCGGGGATGAATAGAAAGTGGGGCAGGTCTATTGAAGATGCTGTCAAAGCTGCAATTGAGGGAGGTGCAACCATTATTCAGCTGAG GGAAAAGGATGCGGAAACGAGGAACTTTCTTGAAGCAGCTAAATCCTGCATGGAAGTATGCCGTTCCAGGGGCGTTCCTCTACTAATAAATGATCGCACCGACATTGCTCTGGCTTGTGATGCTGATGGGGTCCATGTCGGTCAATCCGATATGCCTGTTCGCACCGCACGCACCCTTCTTGGCCCAGAGAAGATCATTGGGGTATCATGCAAGACACCGGAGCAAGCCCAACAAGCGTATATGGATGGTGCCAATTATATCGGTTCTGGAGGCGTATATCCGACGAACACAAAGGATAACAATCTCACTATTGGCTTGGAGGGGTTGAAAGCTGTTTGTTTGTCTTCTAAGCTGCCAGTCGTTGCAATCGGGGGAATCGGCATATCGAATGCACATGCCGTGATGGAACTTGGGCTGCCAAATCTAAAGGGAGTAGCGGTCGTGGCGGCCCTGTTTGACCGGGAATGCATCTCCACTGAGGCTAGAAAGCTTCACGAGGTGCTCTCAAGGGCAGCACCAGAGGTGAAATAA